Part of the Vicinamibacteria bacterium genome is shown below.
ACAGTCTTGCCCCCGTGTTACCGGGGCACCCTCCAAGTCATGGGGGTGCCCGTGAAAGCACGACTACCACATATCGATGTGGGTATGGCTGTCGACGAGTTGGATATTCGGTTCCGTCGGGGGCCGTCCATGCCGCGAAAAGGGTCTAGCTCCAGATCCCTGCGGGGAGGCCACGTCTTGCCGAACTCACGGTGCAGCACTGACGACCCCCGCGGTTGGACGCTACTTGGCGTTCGTGACGGCGACAGCCTCGATCTCTACGAGAAATTCCGGGCGAAAAAGCCTCGGAACCTGAATCGCCGTGCTGGTGGGTGGTTTGCTTGTGTCTATGTACTGGTCTCTTACCTCCCGAAACTCAGGCAGGTTCGATAGGTCGAGAAGGTAAATGTTGAGCTTGATCATGTCACGAAAGCTCCCGCCTGCTGCTTCGACTCCCGCCTTCAGGTTCTCGAAGACCTGCTTAACCTGAGAGCGAAAGTCATCTTTACCAACGAGGTTGCCGGATTTGTCCACTGCGACCTGTCCCGCAACGAAGACTGTCTTTCCGCCGCTCACTATAGCGAGCTGCGAGTAGCCAACGGACTTGGGCATCGTGTCCGGGACGATCAATTGAACAGCTGCGTTTTCAAGCATCTCTGCCGTAGCCTCCTTGGAGAGGAAGTTAATCCACGGGGGCGGCGCCAGGCCCACCCGCCTGCACTCCCGCGCGCACTTCACAGCTCGCAAAATAAGATCGTTTCCACTATTCTTCCAATCGATTCGTTGAATACCTGACATGCATGATGTGAATTTGGCCGCTCTGGACCTCAACCTCTTGGTCGCCCTCCAAGCACTGCTCGAGGAAGAGAGCGTCGGAGGCGCGGCGCGGCGTGTGGGGCGCTCTCAGCCTGCCATGAGTCATGCTTTGAGCCGGCTTCGCAGCATGCTCGGCGATGCCATATTGGTCCGTGTTGGTGCAGGCATGCAGGTCACCGTGCGCGGTGAGGCGCTTCGCCATCCCGTCCGAGATGCATTGGAGCGGGTCAAAGAATTGCTCGCCGGTGACACATTCGATCCTTCCCGCAGCCAGCGGACGTTTCGAATATGCGTAACCGACAATGCGAGCGATCTT
Proteins encoded:
- a CDS encoding RidA family protein, which translates into the protein MGLAPPPWINFLSKEATAEMLENAAVQLIVPDTMPKSVGYSQLAIVSGGKTVFVAGQVAVDKSGNLVGKDDFRSQVKQVFENLKAGVEAAGGSFRDMIKLNIYLLDLSNLPEFREVRDQYIDTSKPPTSTAIQVPRLFRPEFLVEIEAVAVTNAK